TCTTCGCGATGCGCTTCACCGATCCGCCCAAGGACGCCATCGTTTCCGACGGCAGCAAGCTCTGGGTCTACACGCCGAGCGAAACGCCGGGCCAGGTGCTCCAGTACCCGCTACAGAACCATCCAACGTATGGCAGCAACCTGCTGGCGATGTTTCTCGACAATGCCACCGACCGGTATCGCATCACCTACCTCCGCTCCGAGCCGATCGACGGCCACATGACCGACGTCGTGCTGATGGAACCACTCGAAAGCGATCTACCGTTCCGCCGCGCCACGATCTGGTTCGACCGCGACAATCACATGCCGCGAAAGCTCGACATCGAGGAAATGCACGACCGTCGGCGAATCCTCCAGCTGTCGCAGTTGCAGCTCAACCGGTCGATCGACCCCTCACTCTTTCGCTGCAAGACCCCGCTCGGTACCAGGATCGTCAACTAACGCACGACGCAACGCGTCTGCGCTCGACCGATCGAGACCGGCACGCATGGCAATCGCCAGCGCCTCCCGACCCAGTGCCAGGTAGAGCGCACGATCTTCGCCCGCCAGCACCTCCAGATGACGTGAGACCGTTCCCCCATCGCCGCGACGGATCGGTCCAGTCAGCGCCGCGAGCCTGCCGCCCTCGAGATTGCTGATCGTCCTGCGCATCAATGGCAGGAAGAGCGTCTCGGCGACGTCGCCGAGACCGGCGTCGCGCCCGAGGCGCCCGGCAATGGCGGCGAGGACCACCGGGTAATTGGAGGCAAACACCGCAGCGGCGTGGTAGAGCGGCTTCTTGTCCGCCTCGATTTCCACCACCGGTGTGAGGCGAAGCATCGAGGCGACACGTCGAGCGACGGCGAGGGCACGCGGGTCGCCTTCGATCACCGCCGGCGCGCCGGCGAGTGCATCGGGATCGCCGTCGGGATCGGCGAAGGTCTGCAATGGATGGATCGAACCGAGCGCCGCCCCCGAACTGTTGAGGGCGGCCAGCGACGAACGATCGCAGAGCCCGGAGGTGTGGAGGACGGCGTGATCGGCGGTGATCAACCGGGAGCGGGCCAGCTCGAGCGCCACTGCACCGATGGCATCGTCAGGCACCGCAACGATCACCAGATCGCAGGCAGCGAGCGCGGCATCCCAGACCGGCGACGCCGGCTCGAGCGGTTCAGGTATTGCCTGCGCTTCGCGGCCGAGAACGGCAATCGACTCTCCGGCACGAAAGAGCGCGCGGGCGAAGGAGAGACCGACACGGCCCGGCCCGATGACCGCGATGTGATCGAATGTCACTGGATCGACGGACCGCCGGAAACTTGCGACAGCAGCGCGGCCTGCGTCGCGCCGTTCTGGAATAATCGCAACGCGGCGCGCACCTGCGGATCGTCTTCGGTGCGACGCCGCAGCTGAGCCGCTCGGCCGAAGACGTAGGCATCGACTTCGTAGGCGAGCTGTTGATCAACAAGCTTGGTCCCCGCGGCGACCTGTTGCGGCGTCAACGTCACCTTCTTCGCGCGAAGGCGGTCGAGCACTGCCTGACGCATCGGATCGGTGACCTGGAAGTCGGGCGAACTCACCGAGTGCTTCGCCTTGACGTCGAGCGCAACGGCCACGAGTGCGTCCCGGAATGCCGCGACGTTCGACCCGATCCCCTTGGCGAAGTCCTTTTCACCATCGGTCAATGTGTCGGTCCGCACCAGGCGATCGGGGACGATCCCGCCGCCACCCTTTACGATCCTGCCGCTCACCGTCTTGAACGAGGGAAGCGAATCGAGCCACCGCGAACCCGCCCGCGTCGCTTCGTCGTTGGCCAGTTTCACCTGATCGGCCTGGCTCGATGCGGTGCGCTGAATGGTGCGGCCGCTCGGCGTGTACCACCGACCGGTGGTGAGCTTGAGGCCGCGCCCGTTGCCGAACGGCCAGAGGGTCTGCACCAATCCCTTCCCGAACGTCGCGTTGCCGACGATCACCGCGCGGTCGTTGTCCTGCAGCGCGCCGGCGATGATCTCAGCCGCGCTGGCGGTGTATTCATTGACCAGGACGACGATCGGAAGTGCTGGCCACGGTTGCGGCATCTGGTCGACAAACCGGTGATTCATGTCCGGCATGCGACCGCGGGTTTCGACGATCTTCCGCCCTGGATCGAGGAAGAGATCGGAGACCGAAGCGCCCTGGGTGAGCAGTCCGCCGGGATTCTCCCGGAGGTCGAGGATCAGCCCCTTCATTCCCTGCTTGAGGAGCCCGCTGATCTCGCTGCGCAACTCGCTGGCAGAGCTGTCGCTCACCGTGCTCAGCGCGACGTATCCGATGGTGCCGTCGAGCATGGTCCCCGGTTGGACCGACCGGTTGTGAATCACTTCGCGCACCAGCGAGAACGGCAGAAGCTCCGTCGTTCCCGGTCGGCGGATCCTGACATCGACCCGCGTGCCGGGCGCGCCCCGCAGCAGCTTGATCGCCTTGTCCTGCGTGATGTTGTCGGTCGGGTGGCCGT
This window of the Gemmatimonadales bacterium genome carries:
- a CDS encoding S41 family peptidase yields the protein MKQRWGLIVLVAIVSFLSGGWLLRGARNRTDVSGPELLQTVMQYIDRFYVDSVGPDSLYDMAAAGAVKELNDPYSVLEDQEDYKALSEVTTGNYGGLGMQIDVRNGVITIVAPLPGTPAERAGIQAGDQIEQVDGHPTDNITQDKAIKLLRGAPGTRVDVRIRRPGTTELLPFSLVREVIHNRSVQPGTMLDGTIGYVALSTVSDSSASELRSEISGLLKQGMKGLILDLRENPGGLLTQGASVSDLFLDPGRKIVETRGRMPDMNHRFVDQMPQPWPALPIVVLVNEYTASAAEIIAGALQDNDRAVIVGNATFGKGLVQTLWPFGNGRGLKLTTGRWYTPSGRTIQRTASSQADQVKLANDEATRAGSRWLDSLPSFKTVSGRIVKGGGGIVPDRLVRTDTLTDGEKDFAKGIGSNVAAFRDALVAVALDVKAKHSVSSPDFQVTDPMRQAVLDRLRAKKVTLTPQQVAAGTKLVDQQLAYEVDAYVFGRAAQLRRRTEDDPQVRAALRLFQNGATQAALLSQVSGGPSIQ
- a CDS encoding DUF2520 domain-containing protein codes for the protein MTFDHIAVIGPGRVGLSFARALFRAGESIAVLGREAQAIPEPLEPASPVWDAALAACDLVIVAVPDDAIGAVALELARSRLITADHAVLHTSGLCDRSSLAALNSSGAALGSIHPLQTFADPDGDPDALAGAPAVIEGDPRALAVARRVASMLRLTPVVEIEADKKPLYHAAAVFASNYPVVLAAIAGRLGRDAGLGDVAETLFLPLMRRTISNLEGGRLAALTGPIRRGDGGTVSRHLEVLAGEDRALYLALGREALAIAMRAGLDRSSADALRRALVDDPGTERGLAAKE
- a CDS encoding outer membrane lipoprotein carrier protein LolA, which gives rise to MMRRLASWIGVALVTGLPVAALAQSGGDAGVPVVRRASQAYQSLSSFQANFHQHFEDKAVDQPDQKGVLYQQGTNLFAMRFTDPPKDAIVSDGSKLWVYTPSETPGQVLQYPLQNHPTYGSNLLAMFLDNATDRYRITYLRSEPIDGHMTDVVLMEPLESDLPFRRATIWFDRDNHMPRKLDIEEMHDRRRILQLSQLQLNRSIDPSLFRCKTPLGTRIVN